The genomic segment gatcgatttgttcgactaaaggcggtgtcccagcatggccgcagtcatatgacagaaacaagtaaaggaatatatatatacatatatcctttcacttgtttcagacactggactgtggccatgttggggcagtgctttgaagggttttgtcgaacaaatcgacctcaacgTTCTTTTTAAaatccttgtacttattctactggtctgtttcacacacacacacatgtggatttgcgcgcgtgtgtgtgtatatgtgtgtgtgtgtgtgtgagtgtgtgtgtctgtctatctgtctatctatctcccactaccgtaacttaacggtttgacaAAAAGGATCGATAGAACAAGCACCAAACTTCGTAAGAAAATAAGTAGCGGGGTCGATTACTTTGACTAAAagttcctcaaggcagtgccccagcataggccGCAACCCAATGCCTGAAACTagcaaaagataaaggataaaagacagcTGGGCCCACGTATGGCTGTTGTGGTTAAGTTGCTAGCATTGCGGGCAAATAGTTGCAGGTTCAATCCTGTTGCTCTCCTCCCTTCAGCAgaaaattcttcgaggcggtgctccagaatggccgcaatcGAATGACCGGAACAAAagatactcacgcacacataccagGAGGAGAGGTTTGAATGGTTGGGAAGATAGATCCGCTTGGGAGTAGAACGAGAGCGAAAGGGCGAAGGGGAGAGGTGTGAGCCGTGAAATTTGAAGGGGTTTGTTTAATTTGGGGAGGTTGTTAAAATAGCCaccaggaagagagagaggggtgaggggagagagagtgagtgagagagagcgagtagagagaaagagggagagagggtgagagtgagagggagaggatgaaagagagggtgagagagagacacaaacagacagagtgagagagagagggagtgagagatagTGAAAAAGAGTaggtgagacagaaagagatagaggatgagagagagagtgtgagagagataaagagagaaaaagaagggtacagaaagagtgagatagagagagaggaagtgagacaaagagagagagagagggtacagAAAGAAGGTAGAGATAGATGGAGAAAAAGAGTTGtacagaaagagggagggagggagacaaggagagagaaggggaagatgaTAGATATTTGGGGCAATTAGATAAAGGGTGTTTAAAGCTTGTTAAAAGGACCCCTTTTATCATGTGACACGGAGTTAATTGTAAAGGAGGCTGGAAATCACGGGAGCTGAGTGAATGAATAACGATGACATTGTCTAGCAttgtcatcgccaccaccaccaccacaaccatccacTATTTCTATaaccatccttatcatcattatcatcatctccaaTGCCACAAAAACACCCGCCGCCAATGCCACTGCCCGCCGCCGCCGTTGCCACTGCTCCGCCTCCGCAATACTTCCACcatactgccaccatcatcatcgtcaccactatcatcaccaccgccagaACCACCAGCCTAACCaccgtcaccgccgccaccaccccaccatcatcatcatcatcaccatcatcatcatcaccatcataaccaccaccaccacctacacaaccatcatcatcgtcacaaaTCACCATCCACGATGCCACAACTACcaacctcatcaccaccaccaccaccatcaccaccaccatcactactaccaccaccaccaccacaaccacccccaTACCACCACACCGTCCTTATCAGTTACGTATTTATTTGTTCACAATGTGAACTTGTTTCAGGCCAacagttgtggcggtggtggtggtggtggtataatgGCGGTGATAgagatggaggtggtgatggtgatgatggtggtggtggtggtattggtgttggtaAGGGTTGTGGCAGTGGATgttgtgacgatggtggtggtggtacgttTGGTATTTGTGATGGGGGTggtgtgttggtgatggtggaggtattGTCACGTTACCACCAATagtacaaccatcatcatcatcatcatcatcttcatcatcatcatcatcatcatcttcatcatcatcatcatcatcatcatcgtcatcatcatcatcgtcatcatcatcatcatcatcatcttcatcatcatcgtcatcatcatcatcatcgtcatcatcatcatcgtcatcatcatcatcatcatcatcatcatcatcatcatcatcatcatcttcatcatcatgatcatcatcatcatcatcatcgttgtcgtcgtcgtcgtcgtcatcatcatcaacaacaacaacccactGAGCAATAAACCAGCAaatatatcagcaacaacaacaacaacaacaacaacatcaacaacaaaagatacagcagcagcaacaacaacaacgacaataccAACCCAAATGCTACAGAAAAACACGGATCTGTGGCAACGTTCCTGTCTCCACGTGGTGCCAAATGATGGAAGATTAAAGTCAAACGAAAGGAATAAGTAAATGGTTGGATATGGGATAATAGAATATTGGAAGAATGAAATGGTTTGGAAGGTTTTTGAAATAACGAAATATTGGAAGATCATAGAATTTGGTATATATTGCGTTTTTGTGAGAATAATTTAtatcaagttgtgtgtgtgtgtgtgtccatcacacacacacacacacacacacacacacacaccacacacacacacacaccacacacatacatatatatatattatatatatatatatattatattgataaaaatggcaagacaacaaaagaataaagagacctcgatattatgtaaacagatgaatttatctgtaaatgtaatatgtgacaattatttggtagccatgataaaactccgagtgtcggatgtcggggtggaaatccacgccgccgcctcttcagttatccggccatcggataacattttaggaaaataaaaataagaaatatatatttttttctctccttgttttttctgtgtatctttctgtcgaagagcgtaggctcgaaacgtaaaagattttttctattcctgagcgctatactaatacattatatgtttgtactccacctgccttcgtcttttgtttatttcgtaaactttgtctgtatatatatatatatatatatatagatatatattatatatatatatatctatatatatagatatatatatatatatatatatatatatatagatatatatatatctatacatagatataatattttcccttctctctctctctgagagatACATTGGCTCCTTACCTTTTTATCATCATGGTGGATGATTGTATGCGCCTTGCGTTGGAGAAACACCAGGACTCTGGCTCTACTGTAGGGTTAAGCAAGAGGGTTAAGACTAAAAAGATATCAGATGCTGAATTTGCTGATGACATATTTCTGTTGGCAAACACTGTGAGTGAGATAGAGGAATTGATGCAGGAAGTGGAGACTATGTCGATGAGTGTGGCgctgaaaatgaatgaaattaaggCGAAGTATCTGGTAGAGAATATTAAGAAGCCAGAGAAGATTATAAATGTAGGCAGGAAGCCGCTAGAGTTGGTTGAGGACTTCCTGTATCTGGGAGCAAAGACTGGAAACACAGAGGGTGATATAGTTGAGAGGAAGAGCAAAGCCTGGGTGGTATGTCACAGTTTGAGATCTGTATTTAAGTCGGACCTTTGTAAAGATCTGAAGATCCGTCTCTTTGTTGCTGCATTGGAGCCTGTGCTGTTGTGCGGGACTTGGGACACTGACCAAGAAACTCACTCAGATGGTGGATGGGTGCTACACGAGAATGCTGAGGATGGTTCTGAACATTAATCAGTAAACACTGAAGATGAAGAACTCAGAGCTGTACGAGAGCCTCCCAAAAGTTAGATCGAAAATAACAGAGAGGAGACTGAGGTTGGATGGATATGCTCACCGTCATCGAGAGTTGATACTGCACTCGGTGATCCTGTGAGATCCTCTACACGGAtacagaagaagaaggagaccaAGAATGACATATGTTGATGCTCTAAGGACAGACACTGGTCCCTGGGAGACAAAAGGACATGGAAGCGATGATAAGGGACAAAGACCGCTGGAGAAAACTCGTCCAAGGATCTCGGGAATTTTACccgccctacacacacacacacacacacacacacacacacacacgcacacacacacacacacacacacacacacacactaacacacaaacgtactcataatatatataatttcgttgGTTCAGTAGCCTGATACACTGAAGAAGCGGCGGCAGGCCGTGGAAACTTCAGAGTAACACGCTACAGATCGGCTTCAATAAACTAGTGTACTTTACGTTTCTATTGAGTACTCATTCCCTGGATCGTTACCaacaacgtatatacatatatatatatatatatatatatatttctttactacccacaaggggctaaacatagaggggacaaacaaggacagacaaagggattaagtcgattacatcgacccagtacgaaactggtactttatttatcgaccccgagaagatgaaaggcaacgtcgacctcggcggaatttgaactcagaacgtaacgacagacgaaataccgctaagcatttcgcccggcgcgctaacgtttcagcattcataaatatatgcacgttgggcaagtatctactatagactcgggccgaccaaaatcttgtgagcggatttggtagacagaaactgaaggaaggcggcgtgctggcagaaacgttaacaggccgggtgaaatgcttagcggtatttcgtctgccgctacgttctgagttcaaattccgatgaggtcgactttgcctttcatcctttcggggtcgataaattaagtaccagttacgcaatggggtcgatgtaatcgacttaatccctttgtctgtccttgtttgtcccctctatgtttagccccttgtgggtagtaaagaaataagaaactgaaggaagcccgtcgtatatgtgtgtgtgtgtgtgcgcgcgtgtgtgtgcatttgtgtctgtgtttgtcccccctccacctcttgacaaccgatgttggtgtgcttacgtccgcgtaacttagcggttcggcaaaagtgttcgatagaatgagtaccaggctttaaaaaagtattaGCGTCCATATATTTGAttgtaaattcttcaaggcggtgccccagcatggccgcaatctaatgactgaaacaaataaaataaataagatatagtCAGCACGAAACTGAATCCAAAAGCTGGATATTCTTggacgtaaggacagacgaaatgccgttaagctttttgctcggcgtgcaaaaatattctgccaactcgccgccttaaaatgctttgatttcgaattttggcacaaggccagcaagttcgaaaggacgaaaggcaaagtcgatttaattaagtacaagttgcgtactgag from the Octopus sinensis unplaced genomic scaffold, ASM634580v1 Contig04559, whole genome shotgun sequence genome contains:
- the LOC115227552 gene encoding uncharacterized protein LOC115227552, with product MVDDCMRLALEKHQDSGSTVGLSKRVKTKKISDAEFADDIFLLANTVSEIEELMQEVETMSMSVALKMNEIKAKYLVENIKKPEKIINVGRKPLELVEDFLYLGAKTGNTEGDIVERKSKAWVVCHSLRSVFKSDLCKDLKIRLFVAALEPVLLCGTWDTDQETHSDGGWVLHENAEDGSEH